The following are from one region of the Phyllostomus discolor isolate MPI-MPIP mPhyDis1 chromosome 9, mPhyDis1.pri.v3, whole genome shotgun sequence genome:
- the DYNLRB1 gene encoding dynein light chain roadblock-type 1: MAEVEETLKRLQSQKGVQGIIVVNTEGIPIKSTMDNPTTTQYANLMHNFILKARSTVREIDPQNDLTFLRIRSKKNEIMVAPDKDYFLIVIQNPTE; this comes from the exons ATG GCAGAGGTGGAGGAGACACTGAAGCGACTTCAGAGCCAGAAAGGAGTGCAGGGAATCATCGTGGTGAACACGGAAG GCATCCCCATCAAGAGCACCATGGacaaccccaccaccacccagtaCGCCAACCTCATGCACAACTTCATCTTGAAGGCCCGGAGCACCGTGCGTGAAATTGACCCCCAGAATGACCTCACCTTCCTTCGAATTCgctccaagaaaaatgaaattatggtTGCCCCAG ATAAAGACTATTTCCTGATTGTGATTCAGAATCCAACTGAATAA